In a genomic window of Occallatibacter riparius:
- a CDS encoding ABC transporter permease → MARWFVQLRQVVRRLGRAPMFTAITLLTLAVGVGANTVIFTVVENVLLKALPYPDPGRLIGVWYRAPGINFQGDLNIAPSHYFINREQNKTLEDIGVYNGDAFNVSGSGDPEHVPGLDVTDGTLPLLGVKPALGRLFTREDDTASAPKTVLLSYGYWQKKFGGATSVIGQSITMDGNARQIIGVLPRGFQFLDYDKVDLVVPMAWDRSKTHLGNYSYEALARLKPGVTMEQASADLDRLIPIAFHSFPPPEGFSEALFESVRLSSSVHALKKDVIGDIGNVLWVVMGALALVLLVACANVANLLLVRVEGRRQELAIRSALGASWGRTAGELVAESLVLGLLGSLIGLGLAYAGLRALIWAAPQGLPRLHEIHVDLYALLFTAGLALLTSFFIAILPIAKFAGLRATTGLREGGRALSQGRDRLRARKTLVVVQVAMALVLLLCSGLMIRTFLALTRVDPGFNAHQSLETFRFYVPDSQIPDAQAERVMRQFQEISNRLSALPGVTGVSISSTVPLSGSSNNDVLYAQDHEMSQGKIPPIRRFNMIGPGYLATMGTRIVAGREMTWDDTYNKLPVAMISENMAREWWGSAQAALGKKIRVASTDDWREVVGVAEDVHYDGVDKPAPTTVYWPILRANFEGQKLDVQRGVSFTIRSPQAGSQAFLHEIEQAVWQVNANNPLANPMTMDEMYRKSMARTSFTLVLLSAAGTMALLLGVIGIYGVISYTVAQRSREVGIRMALGAQRSGLVGLFVRQGIMLTLIGAATGLVVAFGVMRLLSSILFNVSPFDPLTYAAITVVLLLTASVACYLPSRRAASVNPVDALRAE, encoded by the coding sequence ATGGCTAGGTGGTTTGTTCAATTGAGGCAGGTTGTCCGGCGGCTGGGACGCGCGCCCATGTTTACCGCGATCACGCTGCTGACTTTAGCCGTCGGAGTCGGCGCCAATACCGTGATCTTCACTGTGGTGGAGAACGTGCTGCTGAAGGCGTTGCCGTATCCCGACCCCGGCCGATTGATTGGAGTGTGGTACCGGGCTCCCGGGATCAATTTTCAGGGTGACCTGAACATCGCCCCCTCGCACTACTTCATCAACCGCGAGCAGAACAAGACGCTGGAAGACATCGGCGTCTACAACGGCGATGCTTTCAACGTCTCGGGCTCCGGCGACCCGGAGCATGTGCCGGGTCTCGATGTCACCGATGGCACACTTCCGCTTCTCGGAGTTAAGCCCGCCCTCGGCCGTCTGTTCACCCGCGAGGACGACACGGCGTCCGCGCCCAAAACCGTGTTGCTCTCCTATGGCTACTGGCAGAAAAAGTTCGGCGGCGCCACCTCGGTGATCGGGCAGAGCATTACGATGGACGGCAATGCACGCCAGATTATCGGAGTGCTCCCACGCGGCTTTCAGTTCCTCGATTACGACAAGGTGGACCTCGTCGTTCCCATGGCGTGGGACCGCAGCAAGACGCATCTGGGCAACTACAGTTATGAGGCGCTGGCGCGGCTCAAGCCCGGCGTCACAATGGAACAGGCCAGCGCCGATCTTGATCGCCTGATTCCCATCGCCTTCCACAGTTTTCCTCCCCCGGAGGGATTCTCCGAGGCGTTATTCGAATCGGTCCGCCTCTCTTCGAGCGTGCATGCGCTGAAGAAGGACGTCATCGGCGACATCGGCAATGTTCTCTGGGTAGTGATGGGTGCGCTGGCGCTGGTCCTGCTGGTGGCTTGCGCCAATGTTGCGAACCTTCTGCTGGTGCGGGTGGAAGGGCGCCGTCAGGAACTCGCCATCCGCTCTGCCCTGGGCGCAAGCTGGGGCCGAACGGCCGGCGAACTTGTTGCAGAGAGCCTCGTCCTCGGTCTCCTGGGAAGCCTCATCGGCCTCGGCCTTGCTTACGCCGGCTTGCGAGCGCTTATCTGGGCAGCGCCGCAAGGCCTACCGCGTCTGCATGAGATCCATGTCGACCTCTACGCTCTGCTGTTTACCGCAGGCCTGGCGCTGCTCACCAGCTTCTTTATCGCCATCCTGCCCATCGCCAAGTTCGCCGGACTCCGCGCTACCACCGGGCTGCGCGAAGGCGGCCGCGCTCTCAGCCAGGGCCGCGATCGCCTCCGCGCTCGCAAGACCCTCGTCGTCGTTCAGGTGGCCATGGCGCTGGTGCTGCTGCTCTGCTCGGGCCTCATGATCCGCACATTCCTCGCCCTGACTCGCGTCGACCCCGGTTTCAATGCGCACCAGAGCCTTGAGACTTTCCGCTTCTATGTCCCGGACAGCCAGATTCCCGATGCGCAGGCAGAACGGGTCATGCGCCAATTCCAGGAGATTTCCAACCGGCTCTCCGCCCTGCCCGGCGTCACCGGCGTCAGCATCTCCAGCACCGTCCCGCTCTCCGGCTCGAGCAATAACGACGTCCTCTACGCCCAGGACCACGAGATGAGTCAGGGCAAAATCCCGCCCATTCGTCGCTTCAACATGATCGGCCCCGGATACCTTGCCACCATGGGCACGCGCATCGTGGCCGGCCGCGAGATGACCTGGGACGACACCTATAACAAGCTCCCCGTCGCCATGATCTCTGAGAACATGGCTCGCGAATGGTGGGGTTCTGCCCAGGCCGCTCTCGGCAAGAAGATCCGAGTTGCCAGCACTGATGATTGGCGCGAAGTCGTCGGCGTAGCGGAAGACGTGCATTACGACGGCGTGGACAAACCCGCCCCCACCACCGTCTACTGGCCGATCCTCCGTGCGAACTTCGAAGGCCAGAAGCTCGACGTGCAGCGAGGCGTCTCCTTTACTATCCGCTCGCCGCAAGCGGGATCGCAGGCATTCCTGCATGAAATCGAGCAGGCAGTCTGGCAGGTCAACGCCAACAACCCGCTGGCCAATCCCATGACCATGGATGAGATGTACCGGAAGTCGATGGCACGGACGTCATTCACACTGGTTCTGCTGTCGGCAGCGGGAACAATGGCTCTGCTGCTGGGAGTGATTGGAATCTACGGGGTGATCTCGTATACGGTTGCGCAGCGCTCGCGCGAGGTGGGGATCCGCATGGCGCTGGGCGCGCAGCGCTCGGGTCTGGTTGGTCTATTCGTGCGACAGGGAATCATGCTGACACTGATAGGCGCGGCGACCGGATTGGTGGTGGCCTTCGGGGTCATGCGCCTGCTGTCTTCGATCTTGTTCAACGTAAGCCCGTTCGATCCGCTCACGTATGCGGCAATTACAGTGGTGCTGCTGCTTACGGCGAGCGTGGCGTGTTATCTACCGTCGCGGCGCGCCGCCAGCGTGAATCCGGTGGATGCGCTAAGGGCGGAGTAG
- the pncA gene encoding bifunctional nicotinamidase/pyrazinamidase, giving the protein MHLNPHDVLIVIDVQNDFCASGALAVPDGDAIIPLIHELAPLFAHVILTQDWHSPQHLSFASAHPGKRPFENIEVSYGEQTLWPEHCVQRTLGAEFHPDLHLPQAELILRKGFNPQIDSYSAFYENDRTTATGLGGYLRERGLKRVFLVGLAYDYCVGYSALDARGQGFEAIAVRDACRSIGLGDSVAQMEAEFAAAGVKVIDSRELLNGR; this is encoded by the coding sequence ATGCACCTGAATCCTCACGACGTCCTCATCGTCATCGACGTGCAGAACGACTTCTGCGCGAGCGGCGCTTTGGCTGTGCCGGATGGCGATGCCATCATTCCGCTCATCCACGAGCTCGCGCCCTTGTTTGCGCACGTCATCCTCACCCAAGACTGGCACAGCCCGCAGCATTTGTCGTTTGCGAGCGCGCATCCCGGCAAGCGGCCGTTCGAGAACATCGAGGTGAGCTACGGTGAGCAGACCCTGTGGCCCGAGCACTGCGTGCAGCGGACTCTGGGTGCAGAGTTTCATCCTGATCTGCACCTGCCGCAGGCCGAGCTGATCCTACGCAAGGGTTTCAATCCGCAGATCGATTCCTACTCGGCGTTCTACGAGAATGACCGCACCACGGCTACCGGACTCGGTGGCTATCTGCGAGAACGCGGCCTAAAGCGCGTGTTTCTCGTTGGCCTGGCCTACGACTACTGTGTCGGCTACTCGGCTCTGGACGCACGCGGCCAAGGCTTTGAGGCTATCGCCGTCCGCGACGCCTGCCGCTCCATTGGCCTCGGAGATTCTGTAGCGCAGATGGAGGCCGAATTTGCCGCGGCTGGCGTGAAGGTGATTGACTCGCGGGAGCTACTCAATGGCCGCTGA
- the queD gene encoding 6-carboxytetrahydropterin synthase QueD, which translates to MYEVNVEAGFSSGHYLRNYHGRCENPHGHNYKVRVTLMGRELDGTGLLLDFKMLKEVLRPVVDRIDHQMLNDLEPFTTLNPSAENIARYFFDQTNEQLAEMTGGRVRVKDCTIWETDTTSATYYE; encoded by the coding sequence ATGTACGAAGTCAATGTGGAGGCCGGTTTTTCCTCCGGACACTACCTCCGCAACTATCACGGCCGATGCGAGAACCCGCACGGGCATAACTACAAAGTGCGAGTCACGCTGATGGGCCGCGAGCTGGACGGAACAGGCCTGCTGCTCGATTTCAAGATGCTCAAAGAGGTGCTGCGACCGGTCGTCGATCGCATCGACCACCAGATGCTCAATGACCTGGAGCCGTTCACCACGCTTAATCCCTCAGCCGAAAACATCGCCCGCTACTTCTTCGACCAGACTAACGAGCAGCTTGCCGAGATGACCGGCGGCCGCGTGCGCGTGAAGGACTGCACCATCTGGGAGACGGATACTACTTCCGCGACTTACTACGAGTAG
- a CDS encoding 3-deoxy-D-manno-octulosonic acid transferase, producing MILFVYNVALVVGLVVSAPWWLWRMATTHKYREGLAERLGRVPERLLSDPDTRPVIWIHAVSVGEVLAVSRLIGELDHALPEHRILLSTTTRTGQELARQRIGAHRVFYAPLDLPWATRAYLNALGPELLVLAETEFWPNLLAGCFRRRIPVAVVNARISDRSWPRYRALRALWRPLLSRLSAVLAQSELDAERLRALGCLPDRVSVAGNLKFDIRAAQEADATRLLRRLAPDAVFVVAGSTLEGEESAVIAAHRSVLPQYPSLITVLAPRHPERFDYVAAVLAASGVPSVRRSSWLGNEAPSLLSRGQIVLLDSIGELASVYSLASVAFVGGSLVPAGGHNPLEPAQFGVPIVMGPHYANFRSITEDLRAHDALRIAHKENLWPTFDELLGDRELAQAIGQRAREVFEQQAGATARCVDAIRAIVERHA from the coding sequence ATGATTCTGTTCGTCTACAACGTGGCGCTCGTCGTTGGACTGGTGGTCAGCGCTCCGTGGTGGCTGTGGCGGATGGCGACCACCCACAAGTACCGCGAAGGCCTGGCCGAGCGCCTCGGCAGAGTGCCCGAGCGGCTCTTGAGCGATCCCGATACCAGGCCGGTGATCTGGATCCACGCTGTTTCGGTGGGCGAAGTGCTGGCCGTCTCGCGCCTCATCGGCGAGTTGGATCACGCGCTGCCAGAGCATCGCATTCTGCTATCAACCACTACGCGCACCGGACAGGAGCTGGCCCGCCAGCGGATCGGCGCTCACCGCGTATTCTATGCACCACTCGATCTGCCGTGGGCCACGCGCGCCTACCTGAACGCACTGGGGCCGGAGCTGCTCGTCCTCGCCGAGACGGAATTCTGGCCGAATCTGCTGGCTGGGTGTTTTCGGCGTCGGATCCCGGTGGCAGTCGTCAATGCGCGAATTTCCGACCGCTCCTGGCCGCGCTACCGGGCGCTCCGCGCATTGTGGAGGCCGCTTCTCTCGCGACTGAGTGCAGTACTGGCCCAGAGCGAGCTCGATGCAGAGCGGCTCCGCGCGCTCGGATGCCTGCCGGATCGCGTCAGCGTGGCCGGCAATCTCAAGTTTGATATCCGCGCCGCGCAGGAGGCCGACGCGACGCGGTTGCTCCGGCGATTGGCACCCGACGCCGTCTTCGTGGTGGCAGGCAGCACGCTTGAAGGCGAGGAATCAGCGGTCATCGCCGCGCACCGGTCGGTGCTGCCGCAGTATCCGTCCTTGATCACCGTGCTCGCGCCGCGCCATCCGGAGCGCTTCGATTATGTCGCGGCCGTGCTGGCCGCTTCGGGCGTGCCGTCGGTCCGGCGATCATCGTGGCTCGGCAACGAAGCGCCGAGCCTGCTCAGTCGGGGCCAGATCGTCCTGCTCGACAGCATCGGAGAGCTCGCATCTGTGTATTCGCTGGCCAGCGTGGCCTTCGTGGGCGGCAGCCTTGTGCCCGCCGGCGGGCATAATCCGCTGGAACCGGCGCAGTTCGGCGTGCCCATCGTGATGGGGCCGCACTACGCCAACTTCCGCTCCATCACTGAAGATTTGCGCGCGCACGACGCACTGCGGATCGCGCACAAAGAAAATCTGTGGCCGACATTCGACGAACTGCTGGGCGACCGCGAGCTGGCACAGGCCATCGGCCAGCGAGCGCGCGAGGTGTTCGAGCAGCAGGCGGGCGCAACCGCACGATGCGTGGATGCGATTCGCGCGATTGTGGAGCGCCACGCATGA
- the lpxK gene encoding tetraacyldisaccharide 4'-kinase has translation MRLRPLLAPLTPLYRLGLALRERRLASGKEPIRKLKFPVISIGNLAIGGAGKTPMAIALAKALTARDFHVDVLSRGYGRSSKAAARVRPEGTEDEFGDEPLLIASQAGVPVYVAAQRYDAGILAESNIAVGSRALHILDDGFQHRQLHRDIDILLLSGRDLEDHLLPAGNLREALHAADRAHVIAIRAVEPETESKIRARGWSGPIWRLHRQMDIPPADAPVLAFCGIARPEQFFDGLREAGMDVAATKTFRDHYSYTQEVLDWLADRAGRTGASALITTEKDVVRLRGLKPALPVLTAGLRTEIQDESAAIEWLLSHVKAAAES, from the coding sequence ATGAGGCTTCGGCCGCTGCTGGCGCCACTCACGCCTCTCTATCGGCTGGGTTTGGCACTACGCGAGCGCCGGCTGGCGAGCGGCAAGGAGCCGATCCGGAAGCTGAAGTTCCCCGTGATCAGCATCGGCAATCTCGCTATCGGAGGCGCTGGCAAGACTCCCATGGCCATCGCACTTGCGAAGGCGCTCACCGCGCGCGACTTCCACGTCGATGTGCTGTCACGCGGCTACGGCCGAAGCAGCAAGGCTGCGGCGCGGGTTCGTCCAGAAGGAACTGAGGACGAATTCGGGGACGAGCCGCTGTTGATCGCGAGCCAGGCCGGTGTACCGGTCTATGTTGCAGCGCAGCGCTATGATGCAGGGATCTTAGCTGAATCGAATATCGCCGTCGGCTCGCGCGCCCTTCACATTCTCGACGATGGCTTTCAGCACCGCCAGCTTCATCGTGATATCGACATTCTGCTGCTGAGCGGCCGCGATCTGGAGGACCATCTCCTGCCGGCGGGCAATCTACGTGAAGCATTGCATGCAGCGGATCGGGCGCATGTGATCGCCATTCGTGCTGTAGAGCCGGAGACGGAATCCAAAATCCGCGCGCGTGGATGGAGCGGCCCGATATGGCGCCTGCATCGACAAATGGACATCCCGCCAGCCGATGCGCCCGTGTTGGCTTTCTGCGGCATCGCGCGCCCCGAGCAGTTCTTTGACGGACTGCGCGAAGCGGGAATGGACGTCGCCGCAACGAAGACATTCCGAGACCATTACAGCTACACGCAAGAGGTCCTCGACTGGCTGGCGGATCGGGCAGGCCGCACCGGAGCGAGCGCCCTAATCACCACCGAAAAGGATGTGGTACGCCTTAGAGGACTTAAGCCTGCGCTGCCCGTCCTCACTGCCGGCCTTCGCACTGAGATTCAGGACGAGTCCGCTGCGATCGAATGGCTGCTCTCACATGTCAAAGCCGCCGCAGAATCCTGA